AAACGTAACGTTAATTAATGACGATTTGTTGCGGACATCAATTCTTCTTTTAGTTCTTGCCATTTCTTTATTGTTTACATCAAATAATGCGAGATCTGCGTCGTAAAATTCATCCTCAAAAATACTGCAGTCTACGCGAACACCTTCAACTAATATTTCAATGGACGATGAAAATGATATTGCAGTTTCTTCGTTGTGTATGCAACTGACCGGTCCAAAACGCCAGTGAAGAACTAAGTTTTCGCCTGTTACTCGTTTTGTGGTCATGAAATGTTTTGAATGTATTTCCTTTCCTGTAAAGAAATTTCGAAGATGTATTATTTCATCTCTTGTTAATAAGTCTGAATGTATAActgttttattgaaaaacgctTCGTTCATAAGTGGGAATCGAACTTGATATAGTATTCTACCAAGAACTTTCCTTTGGTTTTTAGATGAATTCAACATTTCCTGACGTAAGCATTCGATTTCAGACCATCGCATTACCGCTTCGAATATTGCATCTTCTGCAGCATCAAGTTCGTTTGAACTAATGATTTCTAACACACATTGGTGTGCAAGATCACAGAAGCTTGATGATTTGAGGACTATCTTTGGTTGGTGGAAAATGAAATCCAGGCATTTCTTTTTTAGTTCGTCATTGTCAAACTTGTAAGCTTggtctaaaataaaacaaacattgtcaCCAAGGATACCATGCTCAAGTGCTCTTGTACACTTATCTTCTAAACCATTCAAACCGTACTTCCTTGCTGCATATAAAAGAGAAGCTGCTGTCTTTGTGTCGATCTTTACATCATCGCTATATATAAacctgaaagaaaaaaatcacaatgtTGAGAACAAAAGTCGATTTGTATGTTAAAAATACTACGTATAACTTTTACGGTCACCTTCAAGAAGTGGTTGCCTGTTACTGTGTGTTGGTGTCTCGACTCACTGGGGACATGAATAGTCGTCTgatttttccgacgtagtcggtatagtttcggtttgtgccctttgaacttaaggacgcttaactatggcaacagaatatgCATGcttaaaaatcctttctgtgattggacaaaatgctgtcatggtgggtgatttggttgtgtttgaaaaaacgtctcgttaattatatcgtgatggaaagcaagtgaaaaactataaatatttgaactagatcttacaaagatttatatttttattaaaataattgtttctccaatagctctttgcatccgtgacagctgtttattcgagacaattatataatttttaatgtaaactttgttgtacgaacgtacatgacttttagatcGCACCTACGCATgggagatttccgcggggttttggtgaatgtaaacagaaagatacgaggaccgagaatactgaacacaaacagagaaaacgttatttaaatggtatctttgtgcttctgaaggttatcgaaatgatagttttaaacatacaaTGTATACTCAAATTTAattacgtcggatatcttttttaaagatagttcttgtttcaGTTGTATATCATTTGCTTTCCCTTGCTATGAAAAGTATCTTCTATATCTTTTTTGCCCCAGTGAATAAGGAGGGGGCACGCCGCAGTTGACTTCCATTTGCATCCCAACACTATACAATGGAACATTGCATACTTTGACCCTCGTGTATCCTTATCTAATTTTCAATATGCAGTGCTTTTAAAACAGTTTGTGTACTGTAATTAACTTACGAAAATTGTTTTAACGAATGTTTCACAAGAGATGTGAAAGATGCCAAATGGATAATCAAAATCGAAAATAACAacaataacggtaccaatttttctgcaccagatgcgcatttcgacaatacatgtctcgtcagtgatgctcgtggccaaaatatttgaaatccaaagcttatataaaagatgaagagctataatccaaaagttctaaaaagtatagccaaatccgtgaaaggaatcagagctttgcatgagagagatgcattccttaatttataataatttctaacattttataacaacaaattttaattgacaacgcaaatgaaaataaaactgagaccaaaagacaaacaacaatgttaaaaaaacaacacCGAGAACTAAACTTTCAACTTATATGATAAATTGGTACATGTCTCTTTAATATGTTCTTTCTTTTCGTGCGCATTATAAAAGGGTTTTGTTCACAGAATACTACACATTATTaatattgccattttttttttaaaacacgtGACCAGACTTACTCTAACATTTGTTTAAATGTCTCCTTGTCGATGTCTGGGATAGATATGTATTCGTCTGCATTTTCAGCCATTAATCCGTGAAGCATGGCATAAAATACGCAACTTCGGCTTATCATGACATACTTGTGCGCCATTACAAGTTCTTGCTCGTCCCCAACTAGAAATCCAACATCACAGgcaatttgattggctaacaTATGCTTGTTGCATTCTGCGAGGCATTTGGTCGCCTGCCAGTCATATGGAGGAGACATGGTCTCTACAATGGAAAAAGATTTATCAAACTTATgaatgattatgaaaaatgtattGACTTTATAGAAAACCTATTGACTTAAATGGAATGCTGAAATATAAGCTAGTTCATTCaataaaaaagtaagaatatgaattatttaaaataatcgATTAAGAAAAACTTTTTAGAACTAGATACCTTTAGTATATATACAGATAACAATGATATCGATACGGATACGTTCACTATAAATGATGTATGTAGTCCTGGGACAACAAAATGCTAAATCGAGAACTAACTGACATtatataagatttaaaaaaaattatgtatcgAGACAAATATACACTTTCCTTTTACTACTGGTTAAAACGATTTATCTTCGTTAAACACATATAAAGtttaagatattaaaaaaataataaaaaaaaaaaataaaataacttcaGAAATGAGTTTACATTCAGAATCGAGAACAAACTAGTTGTTGTTTGCACAAAcaacatcatttttttattagatGAAGGAGGGTGGAAATGCCCTTTATTGTCAAgcgtcaaacggtcattttcggctaccgttagcgtcaaattggttaaaattttaccgtcattcgtcaaaatatccttatcgtgattcgtcagatgtctcaaataattattgttatcgttattttttggggaaaaaaatagcGTGATTCGtcaatttcaactgattttttttatcgcctaaaagaaagtgtacattttatcgtcattcACTAAAAATTATTGTTAACGTCATTTagcaagaatttttaccgttataCGTCATGAAGGTATCCCCATTCACTACCCTCATGAAGGTCGTCAGTGCGATGACTGAGCTAGTGTGTATATTCATATGCTATATAGAGTGAATCATTGCAATTTATGTTCGAGGGTTGGGGGAGAGTGTAGCGCTCACAAACAAGTGTTACCAAGCCACATCCTCTTTGTGTTCATGCGTGTGATAGTTCAAAGGCACGAGTTTGTCAATTAATGATTGCCGATCGGTGGCCGTGCTGTATATCTAATTTATTATTCGTTTCTTGTATTTAGTACAAGACCGTCCATTTTCTATTTTGGGTTGTCTCTCATTTTGTTATGCCGTTGCTTTATTTTTCACCATGCTGTGACATGTTGTTGTTTACAAACACGTGAACTTGTGTTCTGATTGTCTAATTGATtaaaaaacaacacacaaaaacaaTTAAGCTAAAAAGattaaacaactgaattacaggctattGACCAGGAACAGATCCATATAGATTCTTTGGTGGTGTTAAACATATTTTAGAGCGCTCACCTACCCTCTAATtggggacagtggtgtaacaacacaCCGTAAAACAGTTTGAAATGGCTCGACTCATCAGTTCGGCatattattataattgtttttttttttaatttagactctTTATTTATAATATCCCATTTCAAGTAGGTTGTAACAACTGTCGGATTTTGAAAATGTAAGGGAAAGAAATTTATCGGAGACAAAGCCACTAAACGAAATATTCATTGaacttttaataattgtaataaaaaatccAACGTTGGACCCTTCGTCAACAACATCGCCCCCTCTTCATATACAGAAATTGTCTCTAATTTTGTTAAGGAGCAGTTCAATTATTTCTTACCGTTATATTTATCTAACACAAAGAAATATGTCCACACTTACGCAGTGTATGTAGTCGAAGTTAAAGAGTTCAGTAcggtatgatgtatttatatatactaaatttgtatctcaattgttttaatttgttcaACAAATATACAACCTATTGACTTATACCTACATTAGTACTTATTATAGATAGATAGTATCGATATATTACGTACGGACTGTTGTATGCGCTCCGAGTCCGAAATACAAAACATCAGATTTGTCTCTTGATGAACAAAACAATACGCATGACCTGACACTCCTTGAGACAAAAGAATAGTCAATGGAGCGAACTTATAGGAACAACATGTACGAACGGTATACAGTTTTTATCTTCAAAGTTAGCttttaaaaataatgtctatCGTGTGGatcaaaagtaaacaaataagaCGCAAGCCAATACACATGAACTATATCAAAATTATCTtcttttgagttt
The window above is part of the Mytilus edulis chromosome 6, xbMytEdul2.2, whole genome shotgun sequence genome. Proteins encoded here:
- the LOC139527187 gene encoding BTB/POZ domain-containing protein 6-like isoform X2 → MSPPYDWQATKCLAECNKHMLANQIACDVGFLVGDEQELVMAHKYVMISRSCVFYAMLHGLMAENADEYISIPDIDKETFKQMLEFIYSDDVKIDTKTAASLLYAARKYGLNGLEDKCTRALEHGILGDNVCFILDQAYKFDNDELKKKCLDFIFHQPKIVLKSSSFCDLAHQCVLEIISSNELDAAEDAIFEAVMRWSEIECLRQEMLNSSKNQRKVLGRILYQVRFPLMNEAFFNKTVIHSDLLTRDEIIHLRNFFTGKEIHSKHFMTTKRVTGENLVLHWRFGPVSCIHNEETAISFSSSIEILVEGVRVDCSIFEDEFYDADLALFDVNNKEMARTKRRIDVRNKSSLINVTFHAAPKIDKGYKHTIILKVQGSHGYYGASGRSNLQLHGSVPTCVNPEGDFTKVIMRKDQVPAILVKPVIRS
- the LOC139527187 gene encoding BTB/POZ domain-containing protein 6-like isoform X1, whose product is MATESPKKEETMSPPYDWQATKCLAECNKHMLANQIACDVGFLVGDEQELVMAHKYVMISRSCVFYAMLHGLMAENADEYISIPDIDKETFKQMLEFIYSDDVKIDTKTAASLLYAARKYGLNGLEDKCTRALEHGILGDNVCFILDQAYKFDNDELKKKCLDFIFHQPKIVLKSSSFCDLAHQCVLEIISSNELDAAEDAIFEAVMRWSEIECLRQEMLNSSKNQRKVLGRILYQVRFPLMNEAFFNKTVIHSDLLTRDEIIHLRNFFTGKEIHSKHFMTTKRVTGENLVLHWRFGPVSCIHNEETAISFSSSIEILVEGVRVDCSIFEDEFYDADLALFDVNNKEMARTKRRIDVRNKSSLINVTFHAAPKIDKGYKHTIILKVQGSHGYYGASGRSNLQLHGSVPTCVNPEGDFTKVIMRKDQVPAILVKPVIRS